The following coding sequences are from one Acidobacteriota bacterium window:
- the coxB gene encoding cytochrome c oxidase subunit II: MQTDSWIPLFPESASSFSWQVDALYFYLIGISVAFMIPIVAAIFWFVVRYREREKFATPDEIHGSIVLETVWSIIPFVISMTIFLGGAVVYYTQYRMPEDAMQVYVVGKQWMWKIQHETGQREINELHVPVNTKVKLTMTTEDVLHDFSIPAFRTKADVVPGRYTYLWFEATKPGTYHLFCAEYCGLNHSGMIGSVVVMEQNDFESWLQGNASNLTPVEQGRDLFENKLGCASCHAGGSGQRGAVLENIYGKEVKFVGGSSTIVDDEYLRNSILNPSSQVVEGYQPIMPTFKGQVTEEQLISLVAYIKSLSGVDASATAPSAPAAPAPAPANNMGSNSNQGGR; the protein is encoded by the coding sequence ATGCAGACGGATTCGTGGATACCATTATTTCCTGAGAGTGCCTCGTCATTTTCGTGGCAGGTCGATGCTCTCTATTTTTATCTGATCGGGATCAGTGTCGCATTTATGATCCCGATCGTTGCGGCCATCTTTTGGTTCGTCGTCAGATACCGCGAACGCGAGAAATTTGCGACACCCGATGAGATCCATGGCTCTATCGTCCTCGAGACGGTCTGGTCGATCATCCCTTTCGTCATCTCGATGACCATCTTCCTCGGCGGTGCCGTTGTTTATTACACCCAGTACCGTATGCCGGAAGACGCGATGCAGGTTTACGTTGTCGGCAAGCAGTGGATGTGGAAGATCCAGCACGAAACCGGCCAGCGTGAGATAAATGAGCTCCACGTTCCGGTCAATACCAAGGTCAAGCTGACGATGACGACCGAGGACGTACTCCATGATTTCTCGATCCCGGCATTCCGTACAAAGGCGGACGTCGTCCCGGGCCGCTATACCTATCTTTGGTTCGAAGCCACAAAGCCCGGCACGTATCACCTCTTTTGTGCTGAATACTGCGGCCTGAATCACTCTGGAATGATCGGCTCCGTCGTCGTAATGGAGCAGAACGATTTCGAGAGCTGGCTCCAGGGCAATGCCTCGAATCTTACACCGGTCGAACAAGGCCGCGATCTTTTTGAGAACAAACTTGGATGTGCCTCGTGCCACGCAGGCGGAAGCGGACAGCGTGGTGCGGTGCTTGAAAATATTTACGGTAAAGAGGTCAAGTTCGTCGGCGGCAGCTCCACGATCGTTGACGACGAGTACCTCAGGAACTCGATATTGAACCCGAGCTCGCAGGTCGTTGAGGGGTATCAGCCGATAATGCCGACCTTCAAGGGCCAGGTGACCGAGGAGCAGCTCATATCGCTCGTGGCTTACATCAAGTCGCTGAGCGGCGTCGATGCCTCGGCAACTGCGCCGAGTGCCCCGGCCGCCCCTGCACCGGCCCCGGCTAACAACATGGGCTCAAACAGTAATCAAGGTGGTAGATAA
- a CDS encoding SCO family protein: protein MLLLCIVFAGVFTVAGQKNEHYNSPLYSPRKYDPAQTTANGIPDPLKKVGIEQKLGEQLPLETRFKDENGNMVALGDYFKSGRPVIVTLVYYDCPMLCNQVLNGLTGSLKGISLDAGKDFDVVAISFDAKEFDKPEIAKNKKASYMKRYGRPGTEQGFHFLTGEQASIDAVTNAVGFTYEWDEASEQFAHASAIMIATPQGVLSKYFYGIDYAPRDVRLGLVESAENKVGGVTDQLLLYCFHYDPSTGKYGLAVLRLMRGAAVATLLGMAAMGFVFWRRNKRKSDGLK, encoded by the coding sequence ATGCTCTTGCTTTGCATTGTTTTCGCCGGAGTGTTTACGGTAGCGGGCCAGAAGAACGAGCATTACAACTCGCCCCTCTACTCGCCGCGGAAGTACGACCCGGCACAGACAACGGCCAACGGTATTCCCGATCCGCTCAAGAAGGTCGGGATCGAGCAAAAGCTCGGCGAGCAACTGCCGCTCGAAACCAGGTTCAAGGACGAGAACGGCAACATGGTCGCTCTCGGTGATTACTTCAAGAGCGGCCGCCCGGTCATCGTGACGCTGGTTTATTACGACTGCCCGATGCTGTGCAATCAGGTGCTCAACGGCCTGACCGGTTCGCTCAAGGGCATCTCGCTCGATGCGGGCAAGGACTTTGACGTCGTTGCCATCAGCTTTGACGCAAAGGAATTCGACAAGCCTGAGATCGCCAAGAACAAGAAGGCCTCGTACATGAAGCGCTACGGCAGGCCCGGAACGGAGCAAGGCTTCCATTTCCTGACGGGTGAGCAGGCCTCGATCGACGCCGTAACGAACGCCGTCGGGTTCACCTATGAATGGGACGAAGCTTCGGAGCAGTTCGCCCATGCAAGTGCGATCATGATCGCGACCCCGCAAGGCGTGCTTTCAAAGTATTTTTACGGCATCGATTATGCTCCGCGTGACGTCCGGCTCGGCCTCGTCGAATCGGCCGAGAACAAGGTCGGCGGAGTTACAGATCAGCTTTTGCTTTATTGTTTTCACTACGACCCCTCAACGGGTAAGTACGGCCTCGCTGTCCTGCGGCTTATGCGAGGCGCCGCAGTCGCCACCCTGCTTGGAATGGCGGCGATGGGATTTGTCTTCTGGCGGAGAAATAAACGGAAGTCGGACGGGCTGAAATAG